A genomic window from Silene latifolia isolate original U9 population chromosome 11, ASM4854445v1, whole genome shotgun sequence includes:
- the LOC141610554 gene encoding metacaspase-1-like: protein MSGNRGIVIQCGYCRLEHFAVKRTDIFCCSRCRSLIPIQTHEEQNRTTIVYNRSVKTSPLPKIKSSSENQLSNNGSLARFSGSSGVKYLAFERPKASFSMFNACPRVLSEARLGKRALICGVSYKKQKYKLKGTLTDVYNIKHLLMYKYHFPEHVIRVLTEEDDLDRIPTKANMEAGLRWLVEGCRPGDSLVFYFSGHGLRQPDFDDDEIDGFDETLCPVDFKTKGMIFDNDLNDMIVKPLIKGVILHAIIDACHSGTILDLEYLYSLKEKKWLDNRPPSGAKKCTSGGRAVCFSACRDDEMATDSNAFTKKAMSGVMTHCFIQTILTKPKLTYAELLSSVRDIILETFASRCLSSKLIDKLLNRRISQEPQLSSSEVFDIENTKFML, encoded by the exons ATGAGTGGAAATCGGGGAATAGTAATCCAATGTGGATATTGCAGGCTAGAGCATTTTGCTGTCAAACGGACTGATATATTCTGTTGCTCGAGATGCCGTTCCTTAATACCCATACAAACACACGAAGAACAAAACCGCACCACAATTGTCTATAACAGAAGTGTGAAGACCTCTCCATTGCCGAAGATAAAAAGCTCTAGTGAGAACCAGTTGAGCAACAATGGCAGTCTTGCGCGTTTTTCAGGATCATCTGGCGTTAAGTATCTGGCATTTGAAAGGCCAAAAGCTTCATTTTCAATGTTTAATGCATGTCCTAGAGTTCTCTCTGAAGCGAGGTTGGGAAAGCGAGCGCTTATTTGTGGTGTGAGCTACAAGAAGCAGAAATACAAGCTGAAAGGGACTCTTACTGATGTTTACAATATAAAACACCTTCTTATGTACAAGTATCATTTTCCGGAGCATGTGATTAGAGTCCTTACAG AAGAAGACGATCTTGATCGAATTCCCACTAAAGCAAACATGGAAGCAGGGTTAAGATGGCTGGTGGAGGGATGCAGACCAGGAGATTCATTGGTGTTCTACTTCTCAGGACACGGACTACGTCAGcctgattttgatgatgatgagatTGATGGATTTGACGAGACACTGTGCCCTGTTGATTTTAAGACGAAAGGAATGATCTTTGACAATGATCTCAACGACATGATTGTAAAGCCTCTTATTAAAGGCGTAATACTTCATGCAATTATTGATGCTTGTCACAGCGGAACCATACTTGATCTGGAATATTTGTATAGCCTGAAAGA GAAAAAATGGCTGGACAATCGACCTCCATCTGGAGCGAAAAAATGCACCAGTGGTGGTCGTGCAGTCTGTTTTAGTGCTTGCCGTGATGATGAGATGGCCACTGACAGCAAT GCTTTCACAAAGAAGGCAATGAGTGGTGTCATGACGCATTGTTTCATCCAAACCATTCTGACTAAACCAAAGTTGACATACGCAGAACTTTTAAGTTCAGTTCGGGATATCATTCTCGAAACCTTTGCATCTAGATGCCTCAGTTCTAAGCTCATCGATAAGTTGTTAAACCGCAGGATATCACAG GAGCCACAGCTATCATCGTCTGAAGTCTTTGACATTGAAAATACGAAGTTCATGCTGTGA
- the LOC141610555 gene encoding flavanone 3-dioxygenase 2-like, whose protein sequence is MEKVLVSSWCDGETVPENYVFPPELRPGDNLLPKSDISIPIIDLDKLHGPDHTSIVTQIMDACQEFGVFQIINHGVSMKTLDETRRMFSEFFKLPVEEKSKFISWDPTSKVGLYTSNYNYHEEKFHFWRDVFTQKCYPLQECIPYWPHKPDGYREIVKEYSVKMIELGSRILEVMSEGLGLEPGYFGKELSQDAEVNLNHYPPCPEPSLTLGTCKHSDRSLVTILMQGHGNVPGLQYCKDGKWTTVDPSPDTLVVFLGHIMKIVSNGKLRSGDHKSVTNKTEARESIAFFLCPTRDCVIEPAKALITPESPPLFTSVTYREFLQAHDANRCFKAKPEDVVNTFIKA, encoded by the exons ATGGAGAAGGTGCTAGTTTCAAGTTGGTGTGACGGCGAGACCGTGCCGGAAAATTATGTATTTCCACCGGAATTAAGACCCGGAGATAATCTTCTTCCTAAATCGGATATTAGTATACCAATCATTGACCTTGACAAGTTACATGGACCTGATCATACTTCTATTGTCACCCAGATTATGGATGCTTGTCAAGAATTTGGAGTATTTCAG ATTATTAATCATGGAGTGTCAATGAAAACATTGGATGAGACAAGAAGAATGTTTAGTGAGTTTTTCAAACTTCCAGTTGAAGAGAAATCAAAGTTCATCTCTTGGGATCCGACTTCAAAAGTCGGTTTATACACAAGTAATTATAATTACCATGAAGAAAAATTTCACTTTTGGAGGGATGTTTTTACACAAAAATGTTATCCTTTACAAGAATGCATTCCTTACTGGCCTCACAAACCTGATGGATACAG gGAAATTGTCAAAGAATACAGCGTAAAAATGATCGAGTTGGGATCAAGAATATTGGAGGTGATGAGCGAAGGACTAGGGCTCGAACCAGGGTATTTTGGGAAGGAATTAAGCCAAGACGCGGAGGTGAATTTGAATCACTACCCACCGTGTCCTGAACCTAGTCTCACTCTCGGAACATGCAAGCATAGTGATCGTAGCCTTGTAACAATACTCATGCAAGGCCATGGGAATGTTCCTGGTCTTCAATACTGTAAAGACGGTAAATGGACTACTGTTGATCCTAGTCCCGACACCTTGGTTGTTTTCCTCGGCCACATCATGAAG ATTGTAAGCAACGGGAAGCTGAGAAGTGGAGATCATAAATCTGTTACGAACAAAACAGAAGCTCGAGAAAGCATTGCATTTTTCCTGTGCCCAACACGAGACTGTGTTATAGAACCTGCTAAAGCTCTGATCACACCTGAGAGTCCTCCGCTCTTTACGAGTGTAACATACCGCGAGTTTCTCCAAGCTCATGATGCAAATCGTTGCTTCAAAGCAAAGCCTGAGGATGTCGTCAACACCTTTATCAAAGCCTGA